A genomic window from Brassica oleracea var. oleracea cultivar TO1000 chromosome C8, BOL, whole genome shotgun sequence includes:
- the LOC106312676 gene encoding uncharacterized protein LOC106312676 isoform X2, with protein MFREAWGTKALKKEAEFNDFLEKNRMCISMELVTAVLGDHGQRPLGDYVVVTAVTELGNGKPKFYSTSEIIAFCRNWRLPTNHVWLFSTRKSVTSFFAAFDALCEEGTATSVCRALDEVADISVPASKDHVKVQGEILEGLVARIVSSGSARDMENVLRDHPPPPFDGADLDLGLGLREICAAHRSNEEQQIKALLKSVGPSFCPSDLDWFGDESADSHSKNADKSVVTKFLQAQPADYSTSKLQEMIRLMKEKRLPAAFKCYHNFNKANDVSPDNLFYKLVVHVHSDSGFRRYQKEMRHTPGLWPLYRGFFVDINLFKSNKGRDQMALKSNDNAVKDASENSGQQGKDGLADDDANLMIKLKFLTYKLRTFLIRNGLSILFKEGPAAYKAYYLRQMKIWGTSDGKQKELCKMLDEWAAHIKRKCGNKQLSSSIYLSEAEPFLEQYAKRSPKNQVLVGSAGNLVRAEDFLALVDGDLDEEGDLMKKEEVTPATPEPAVKEAVEKAEGLIVFFPGIPGCAKSALCKELLNAPGGLGDDRPVHTLMGDLVKGKYWPKVADERRKKPQSIMLADKNAPNEDVWRQIEDMCRRTRTSAVPIVPDSEGTESNPYSLDALAVFMFRVIQRVNHPGNLDKGSSNAGYVLLMFYHLYEGKNHKEFESELIDRFGSLVKMPLLRSERSPLPDSVKSIIEEGIDLFQLHSRRHGRLESSKGTYAAEWTKWEKQLRNTLASNSEYLNSIQVPFKSAVQHVREELKRIAKGEYKPPSSEKTKHGSIVFAAINLPVTQVHSLLEKLAASNPTMRSFLEGKKHRIEEKLERAHVTLAHKRSHGVAAVARYGQHLNREVPVELTELLFNDKMAAFTAHVGSVDGETIVSKNEWPHVTLWTAEGVTAKEANALPQLYADGKASRLVIDPPASVAGPLEFF; from the exons ATGTTTAGGGAGGCTTGGGGAACTAAGGCGTTAAAAAAGGAGGCAGAATTTAATGATTTTCTTGAG AAAAATCGCATGTGTATATCTATGGAACTGGTAACAGCTGTTCTCGGAGATCATGGTCAACGCCCACTGGGTGATTATG TGGTAGTGACGGCTGTTACCGAGTTAGGCAATGGCAAGCCAAAGTTTTACTCAACTTCCGAAATAATTGCATTTTGCCGGAATTGGCGTCTACCAACAAACCACGTTTGGCTGTTTTCCACAAG GAAATCAGTGACGTCTTTTTTCGCCGCATTTGATGCACTCTGTGAAGAAGGGACAGCAACCTCAGTCTGTAGAGCTCTTGATGAAGTTGCTGATATATCAGTCCCAG CCTCCAAGGACCATGTGAAGGTGCAGGGTGAGATATTAGAGGGTCTTGTGGCGCGTATAGTGAGCAGTGGGAGCGCCAGAGATATGGAAAATGTCTTGAGAGATCATCCTCCACCACCCTTTGATGGAG CTGATCTTGATTTGGGACTCGGTTTAAGAGAGATATGTGCTGCCCATAGATCTAACGAGGAACAG CAAATAAAAGCACTTTTAAAGAGTGTTGGCCCAAGCTTTTGCCCCAGTGACTTGGACTGGTTTGGAGATGAATCCGCAGATTCTCATTCGAAAAATGCTGACAAATCTGTTGTAACAAAATTCCTGCAAGCTCAGCCTGCAGATTATTCAACTAGTAAATTACAG GAAATGATACGCTTGATGAAGGAAAAACGACTTCCAGCCGCATTCAAGTGCTACCATAATTTTAATAAAGCTAACGATGTGTCACCTGATAACCTATTTTATAAATTGGTTGTCCATGTGCACAGTGATTCAGGATTTAGGCGTTACCAGAAAGAGATGAG GCACACGCCGGGCTTGTGGCCTTTATATCGAG GTTTCTTTGTTGATATTAATTTGTTCAAGTCAAACAAAGGAAGGGATCAGATGGCTCTGAAAAGCAATGATAATGCGGTCAAAGATGCCAGTGAAAACAGTGGTCAACAAGGAAAGGATGGTTTGGCTGATGATGATGCTAACTTAATGATCAAACTAAAGTTTCTTACATATAAG TTGAGAACCTTTCTGATCCGCAATGGCCTATCAATTCTATTCAAAGAGGGGCCGGCAGCTTATAAAGCCTATTACCTTAG GCAAATGAAAATATGGGGTACTTCTGATGGAAAGCAGAAGGAACTTTGCAAGATGCTTGATGAATG GGCTGCTCACATAAAAAGAAAGTGTGGGAATAAGCAGCTATCTTCATCAATATATCTAAGCGAAGCTGAGCCATTCCTGGAGCAGTACGCTAAACGGAGCCCCAAAAATCAAGTTTTGGTAGGGTCTGCTGGGAATCTAGTGAGAGCTGAGGACTTCTTGGCACTTGTTGACGGTGATCTAGATGAAGAAGGTGATCTTATGAAGAAAGAGGAAGTGACACCAGCTACTCCTGAGCCAGCTGTGAAGGAAGCTGTCGAAAAGGCCGAGGGGTTAATTGTATTCTTCCCAGGTATTCCTGGATGTGCTAAATCTGCACTTTGTAAGGAGTTATTGAACGCCCCAGGAGGCCTTGGAGATGATCGGCCAGTGCATACTCTGATGGGTGATCTTGTCAAAG GAAAATATTGGCCAAAGGTTGCTGATGAACGTCGTAAAAAGCCTCAATCAATTATGTTGGCTGACAAAAATGCCCCAAATGAAGATGTCTGGAGACAG ATTGAAGACATGTGTAGGAGAACTAGGACTTCTGCAGTTCCAATCGTTCCTGATTCTGAAG GAACCGAGTCAAATCCATATTCACTTGATGCCTTGGCTGTTTTCATGTTCCGTGTAATTCAAAGAGTTAACCATCCG GGGAATCTCGACAAGGGATCTTCGAATGCAGGCTATGTGCTATTGATGTTCTACCACCTTTATGAGGGAAAG AATCACAAAGAATTTGAGAGTGAATTGATTGATAGATTTGGCTCACTTGTCAAGATGCCACTGTTGAGATCAGAAAG GAGTCCTTTACCTGATTCTGTTAAATCGATTATTGAAGAGGGCATAGACTTGTTCCAGCTCCACAGTAGAAGACATGGGAG ACTTGAGTCCTCAAAAGGGACCTATGCAGCGGAGTGGACTAAATGGGAGAAACAGCTGCGCAATACTTTAGCTTCAAATTCCGAATATCTCAATTCTATTCAG GTTCCGTTCAAGTCTGCGGTTCAGCATGTGCGTGAAGAGCTAAAAAGAATAGCAAAGGGTGAATACAAACCACCAAGCTCAGAGAAAACAAAACATGGTTCTATTGTCTTCGCTGCCATCAACTTACCTGTTACTCAAGTCCACAGTCTTCTTGAAAAG TTGGCCGCATCAAACCCAACAATGAGATCGTTTCTAGAAGGGAAGAAGCACCGCATAGAGGAAAAACTCGAACGTGCTCACGTGACACTTGCCCACAAGAGAAGCCACGGAGTAGCAGCTGTAGCCAGATACGGTCAACACCTAAACAGAGAAGTACCCGTAGAGCTCACCGAGCTCCTCTTCAACGACAAGATGGCTGCTTTTACAGCCCATGTCGGATCTGTGGACGGAGAGACCATAGTCTCCAAGAACGAATGGCCGCATGTCACGTTGTGGACTGCAGAAGGCGTTACTGCAAAAGAGGCCAACGCTTTGCCTCAGCTTTACGCAGACGGCAAGGCTAGCCGCTTAGTGATAGACCCCCCTGCCTCAGTCGCAGGTCCTCTGGAGTTTTTCTGA
- the LOC106312676 gene encoding uncharacterized protein LOC106312676 isoform X1 — MSLVPRRTLLTFSLTSSLLRSSSPHVTLATHLCFSWDMPKKQIKRVHGDQKWQVKPKMDAPSGSGSDRSVTTDTVNSQLSWLSLEEKNNNAQVWKPKSYGTVSGSKVSVNQRKFLEDFTVDKSSCCQAQIRATFYPKFENEKTDQEIRTRMIEMVSKGLATLEVSLKHSGSLFMYAGHSGGAYAKNSFGNIYTAVGVFVLSRMFREAWGTKALKKEAEFNDFLEKNRMCISMELVTAVLGDHGQRPLGDYVVVTAVTELGNGKPKFYSTSEIIAFCRNWRLPTNHVWLFSTRKSVTSFFAAFDALCEEGTATSVCRALDEVADISVPASKDHVKVQGEILEGLVARIVSSGSARDMENVLRDHPPPPFDGADLDLGLGLREICAAHRSNEEQQIKALLKSVGPSFCPSDLDWFGDESADSHSKNADKSVVTKFLQAQPADYSTSKLQEMIRLMKEKRLPAAFKCYHNFNKANDVSPDNLFYKLVVHVHSDSGFRRYQKEMRHTPGLWPLYRGFFVDINLFKSNKGRDQMALKSNDNAVKDASENSGQQGKDGLADDDANLMIKLKFLTYKLRTFLIRNGLSILFKEGPAAYKAYYLRQMKIWGTSDGKQKELCKMLDEWAAHIKRKCGNKQLSSSIYLSEAEPFLEQYAKRSPKNQVLVGSAGNLVRAEDFLALVDGDLDEEGDLMKKEEVTPATPEPAVKEAVEKAEGLIVFFPGIPGCAKSALCKELLNAPGGLGDDRPVHTLMGDLVKGKYWPKVADERRKKPQSIMLADKNAPNEDVWRQIEDMCRRTRTSAVPIVPDSEGTESNPYSLDALAVFMFRVIQRVNHPGNLDKGSSNAGYVLLMFYHLYEGKNHKEFESELIDRFGSLVKMPLLRSERSPLPDSVKSIIEEGIDLFQLHSRRHGRLESSKGTYAAEWTKWEKQLRNTLASNSEYLNSIQVPFKSAVQHVREELKRIAKGEYKPPSSEKTKHGSIVFAAINLPVTQVHSLLEKLAASNPTMRSFLEGKKHRIEEKLERAHVTLAHKRSHGVAAVARYGQHLNREVPVELTELLFNDKMAAFTAHVGSVDGETIVSKNEWPHVTLWTAEGVTAKEANALPQLYADGKASRLVIDPPASVAGPLEFF; from the exons ATGTCTCTGGTTCCACGCAGAACACTCTTGACATTCTCTCTTACCTCCTCTCTTCTCCGATCATCTTCTCCCCACGTTACCCTAGCTACCCATCTCTGTTTCAGCTGGGATATGCCTAAAAAGCAG ATAAAGAGAGTTCACGGTGATCAGAAGTGGCAAGTAAAGCCGAAGATGGATGCTCCATCTGGATCCGGTAGTGATCGTTCTGTAACAACAGATACAGTGAACAGCCAGCTTAGTTGGTTAAGTCTTGAGGAAAAGAACAATAATGCTCAAGTATGGAAGCCTAAGTCATATGGAACCGTTAGTGGATCAAAAGTTAGTGTCAATCAGAGAAAATTCTTGGAAGATTTTACTGTGGACAAGTCGAGTTGTTGCCAGGCCCAGATCAGAGCCACTTTCTATCCCAAGTTTGAGAACGAAAAGACGGACCAAGAG ATAAGAACACGGATGATTGAGATGGTATCTAAAGGGTTGGCAACGCTTGAG GTATCTCTTAAGCATTCAGGTTCCCTCTTTATGTATGCCGGTCACAGTGGTGGGGCATATGCAAAGAACAGTTTTGGTAATAT TTATACTGCGGTCGGTGTTTTTGTACTTTCACGGATGTTTAGGGAGGCTTGGGGAACTAAGGCGTTAAAAAAGGAGGCAGAATTTAATGATTTTCTTGAG AAAAATCGCATGTGTATATCTATGGAACTGGTAACAGCTGTTCTCGGAGATCATGGTCAACGCCCACTGGGTGATTATG TGGTAGTGACGGCTGTTACCGAGTTAGGCAATGGCAAGCCAAAGTTTTACTCAACTTCCGAAATAATTGCATTTTGCCGGAATTGGCGTCTACCAACAAACCACGTTTGGCTGTTTTCCACAAG GAAATCAGTGACGTCTTTTTTCGCCGCATTTGATGCACTCTGTGAAGAAGGGACAGCAACCTCAGTCTGTAGAGCTCTTGATGAAGTTGCTGATATATCAGTCCCAG CCTCCAAGGACCATGTGAAGGTGCAGGGTGAGATATTAGAGGGTCTTGTGGCGCGTATAGTGAGCAGTGGGAGCGCCAGAGATATGGAAAATGTCTTGAGAGATCATCCTCCACCACCCTTTGATGGAG CTGATCTTGATTTGGGACTCGGTTTAAGAGAGATATGTGCTGCCCATAGATCTAACGAGGAACAG CAAATAAAAGCACTTTTAAAGAGTGTTGGCCCAAGCTTTTGCCCCAGTGACTTGGACTGGTTTGGAGATGAATCCGCAGATTCTCATTCGAAAAATGCTGACAAATCTGTTGTAACAAAATTCCTGCAAGCTCAGCCTGCAGATTATTCAACTAGTAAATTACAG GAAATGATACGCTTGATGAAGGAAAAACGACTTCCAGCCGCATTCAAGTGCTACCATAATTTTAATAAAGCTAACGATGTGTCACCTGATAACCTATTTTATAAATTGGTTGTCCATGTGCACAGTGATTCAGGATTTAGGCGTTACCAGAAAGAGATGAG GCACACGCCGGGCTTGTGGCCTTTATATCGAG GTTTCTTTGTTGATATTAATTTGTTCAAGTCAAACAAAGGAAGGGATCAGATGGCTCTGAAAAGCAATGATAATGCGGTCAAAGATGCCAGTGAAAACAGTGGTCAACAAGGAAAGGATGGTTTGGCTGATGATGATGCTAACTTAATGATCAAACTAAAGTTTCTTACATATAAG TTGAGAACCTTTCTGATCCGCAATGGCCTATCAATTCTATTCAAAGAGGGGCCGGCAGCTTATAAAGCCTATTACCTTAG GCAAATGAAAATATGGGGTACTTCTGATGGAAAGCAGAAGGAACTTTGCAAGATGCTTGATGAATG GGCTGCTCACATAAAAAGAAAGTGTGGGAATAAGCAGCTATCTTCATCAATATATCTAAGCGAAGCTGAGCCATTCCTGGAGCAGTACGCTAAACGGAGCCCCAAAAATCAAGTTTTGGTAGGGTCTGCTGGGAATCTAGTGAGAGCTGAGGACTTCTTGGCACTTGTTGACGGTGATCTAGATGAAGAAGGTGATCTTATGAAGAAAGAGGAAGTGACACCAGCTACTCCTGAGCCAGCTGTGAAGGAAGCTGTCGAAAAGGCCGAGGGGTTAATTGTATTCTTCCCAGGTATTCCTGGATGTGCTAAATCTGCACTTTGTAAGGAGTTATTGAACGCCCCAGGAGGCCTTGGAGATGATCGGCCAGTGCATACTCTGATGGGTGATCTTGTCAAAG GAAAATATTGGCCAAAGGTTGCTGATGAACGTCGTAAAAAGCCTCAATCAATTATGTTGGCTGACAAAAATGCCCCAAATGAAGATGTCTGGAGACAG ATTGAAGACATGTGTAGGAGAACTAGGACTTCTGCAGTTCCAATCGTTCCTGATTCTGAAG GAACCGAGTCAAATCCATATTCACTTGATGCCTTGGCTGTTTTCATGTTCCGTGTAATTCAAAGAGTTAACCATCCG GGGAATCTCGACAAGGGATCTTCGAATGCAGGCTATGTGCTATTGATGTTCTACCACCTTTATGAGGGAAAG AATCACAAAGAATTTGAGAGTGAATTGATTGATAGATTTGGCTCACTTGTCAAGATGCCACTGTTGAGATCAGAAAG GAGTCCTTTACCTGATTCTGTTAAATCGATTATTGAAGAGGGCATAGACTTGTTCCAGCTCCACAGTAGAAGACATGGGAG ACTTGAGTCCTCAAAAGGGACCTATGCAGCGGAGTGGACTAAATGGGAGAAACAGCTGCGCAATACTTTAGCTTCAAATTCCGAATATCTCAATTCTATTCAG GTTCCGTTCAAGTCTGCGGTTCAGCATGTGCGTGAAGAGCTAAAAAGAATAGCAAAGGGTGAATACAAACCACCAAGCTCAGAGAAAACAAAACATGGTTCTATTGTCTTCGCTGCCATCAACTTACCTGTTACTCAAGTCCACAGTCTTCTTGAAAAG TTGGCCGCATCAAACCCAACAATGAGATCGTTTCTAGAAGGGAAGAAGCACCGCATAGAGGAAAAACTCGAACGTGCTCACGTGACACTTGCCCACAAGAGAAGCCACGGAGTAGCAGCTGTAGCCAGATACGGTCAACACCTAAACAGAGAAGTACCCGTAGAGCTCACCGAGCTCCTCTTCAACGACAAGATGGCTGCTTTTACAGCCCATGTCGGATCTGTGGACGGAGAGACCATAGTCTCCAAGAACGAATGGCCGCATGTCACGTTGTGGACTGCAGAAGGCGTTACTGCAAAAGAGGCCAACGCTTTGCCTCAGCTTTACGCAGACGGCAAGGCTAGCCGCTTAGTGATAGACCCCCCTGCCTCAGTCGCAGGTCCTCTGGAGTTTTTCTGA